From a single Salmo salar chromosome ssa22, Ssal_v3.1, whole genome shotgun sequence genomic region:
- the LOC106582851 gene encoding serine/threonine-protein phosphatase 4 regulatory subunit 2-B isoform X1, with product MMEIDSLQEALKDFDNKGKKEVAPLLDQFLCHVAKTGETIVQWSQFKSYFLFKLEKVMDDFKASAPDQRGVANPNVDSIPFEDMKERILKIVNGYNGIPFTIQRLCELLTEPKRNYTGTEKFLRGVEKNVMVVSCVHPTSEKNGCSGVNRMNGVMLPGNASAFTERKVNGPGTPRPLNRPKLSLATNGLPDSTENKDPTTEQGHDKPSSEVSASGTQGSSVKNKHHDDEEEEDMEAEQHEVKRLKFSKEDEQEGDTLRHGHNDSLSEEAESMVQEDEKRSEAPSTAGTCEDQEPSSTQLEPSAGPGEDEQAEREVPCGSQEECNDMDQSEQQAPAGVLESPEARDSDEGSDPVSSSSSVSSSSSEESGAREERASAPSSSTPEPPAEGAMESGSLDTGTSEEPMEQD from the exons atgatGGAAATTGATTCACTCCAAGAGGCGCTTAAAG ACTTTGACAATAAAGGGAAGAAAGAAGTGGCACCGCTGCTCGACCAGTTTCTCTGTCATGTTGCGAAGACTGGAGAAACCAT TGTTCAGTGGTCTCAGTTTAAAAGCTATTTCCTCTTCAAACTGGAGAAGGTGATGGACGACTTCAAAGCCTCAGCACCCGATCAAAGGGGGGTAGCCAATCCCAATGTGGACTCCATTCCATTTGAGGACATGAAGGAGAGGATACTGAAGATTGTGAATGGATACAATGG AATTCCGTTTACGATTCAGCGTTTGTGTGAGCTGCTTACAGAACCCAAGAGGAATTACACAGGAACAGAGAAATTTCTCAGAGGTGTTGAGAAG AATGTGATGGTGGTCAGCTGTGTGCATCCTACTTCAGA GAAAAACGGATGCAGTGGTGTGAATAGAATGAATGGTGTTATGTTGCCTGGGAACGCATCTGCTTTTACGGAGAG GAAGGTGAATGGCCCAGGGACCCCCAGGCCGCTGAACAGACCAAAGCTCTCTCTAGCGACAAACGGCCTACCGGACAGTACAGAAAACAAAGACCCTACCACAGAGCAGGGACATGACAAACCCTCCAG TGAGGTGTCGGCATCAGGTACCCAGGGGAGCTCTGTGAAGAACAAGCACCATGACGACGAGGAAGAAGAGGATATGGAGGCGGAGCAACATGAGGTGAAGAGGCTCAAGTTCAGCAAAGAGGATGAGCAGGAAGGGGACACCCTCAGACACGGCCACAATGACAGTTTGTCGGAAGAGGCAGAATCCATGGTCCAGGAGGACGAGAAGAGAAGTGAAGCTCCCAGTACTGCTGGGACTTGTGAAGACCAAG AGCCATCGAGCACACAGTTGGAGCCATCAGCAGGGCCCGGGGAGGACgagcaggcagagagggaggttcCTTGTGGCTCCCAAGAGGAATGTAATGACATGGACCAGTCAGAACAGCAGGCCCCTGCTGGCGTCCTGGAGAGCCCTGAGGCCCGGGACAGTGATGAGGGCAGTGACCcagtcagcagcagcagtagtgtcagcagcagtagcagtgagGAGAGTGGAGCCAGGGAAGAGAGAGCCTCTGCTCCCTCCAGCAGTACTCCTGAGCCACCTGCAGAGGGCGCCATGGAGAGCGGTAGCCTGGACACTGGGACCAGTGAGGAGCCCATGGAGCAGGACTAG
- the LOC106582851 gene encoding serine/threonine-protein phosphatase 4 regulatory subunit 2-B isoform X2 produces the protein MDDFKASAPDQRGVANPNVDSIPFEDMKERILKIVNGYNGIPFTIQRLCELLTEPKRNYTGTEKFLRGVEKNVMVVSCVHPTSEKNGCSGVNRMNGVMLPGNASAFTERKVNGPGTPRPLNRPKLSLATNGLPDSTENKDPTTEQGHDKPSSEVSASGTQGSSVKNKHHDDEEEEDMEAEQHEVKRLKFSKEDEQEGDTLRHGHNDSLSEEAESMVQEDEKRSEAPSTAGTCEDQEPSSTQLEPSAGPGEDEQAEREVPCGSQEECNDMDQSEQQAPAGVLESPEARDSDEGSDPVSSSSSVSSSSSEESGAREERASAPSSSTPEPPAEGAMESGSLDTGTSEEPMEQD, from the exons ATGGACGACTTCAAAGCCTCAGCACCCGATCAAAGGGGGGTAGCCAATCCCAATGTGGACTCCATTCCATTTGAGGACATGAAGGAGAGGATACTGAAGATTGTGAATGGATACAATGG AATTCCGTTTACGATTCAGCGTTTGTGTGAGCTGCTTACAGAACCCAAGAGGAATTACACAGGAACAGAGAAATTTCTCAGAGGTGTTGAGAAG AATGTGATGGTGGTCAGCTGTGTGCATCCTACTTCAGA GAAAAACGGATGCAGTGGTGTGAATAGAATGAATGGTGTTATGTTGCCTGGGAACGCATCTGCTTTTACGGAGAG GAAGGTGAATGGCCCAGGGACCCCCAGGCCGCTGAACAGACCAAAGCTCTCTCTAGCGACAAACGGCCTACCGGACAGTACAGAAAACAAAGACCCTACCACAGAGCAGGGACATGACAAACCCTCCAG TGAGGTGTCGGCATCAGGTACCCAGGGGAGCTCTGTGAAGAACAAGCACCATGACGACGAGGAAGAAGAGGATATGGAGGCGGAGCAACATGAGGTGAAGAGGCTCAAGTTCAGCAAAGAGGATGAGCAGGAAGGGGACACCCTCAGACACGGCCACAATGACAGTTTGTCGGAAGAGGCAGAATCCATGGTCCAGGAGGACGAGAAGAGAAGTGAAGCTCCCAGTACTGCTGGGACTTGTGAAGACCAAG AGCCATCGAGCACACAGTTGGAGCCATCAGCAGGGCCCGGGGAGGACgagcaggcagagagggaggttcCTTGTGGCTCCCAAGAGGAATGTAATGACATGGACCAGTCAGAACAGCAGGCCCCTGCTGGCGTCCTGGAGAGCCCTGAGGCCCGGGACAGTGATGAGGGCAGTGACCcagtcagcagcagcagtagtgtcagcagcagtagcagtgagGAGAGTGGAGCCAGGGAAGAGAGAGCCTCTGCTCCCTCCAGCAGTACTCCTGAGCCACCTGCAGAGGGCGCCATGGAGAGCGGTAGCCTGGACACTGGGACCAGTGAGGAGCCCATGGAGCAGGACTAG